CTGCTGCCCAAGGATTCGGCCGACGCGCGCCCCGCCATGCTGGAAATCCGCGCAGGGACCGGCGGTGACGAAGCCGCGCTGTTCGCGGGCGACCTGTTCCGCATGTATCAACGCTATGCCGATACCCAGGGCTGGAAGATGGAGATGCTCTCCGCCAACGCGTCCGAACAGGGCGGCTTCAAGGAAGTCGTCGCCAGCGTCAACGGCACCGGCGTCTTCGCCAAGCTGAAGTTCGAAAGCGGCGTCCACCGCGTCCAGCGCGTGCCCGCCACCGAAAGCGGCGGGCGCATCCACACCAGCGCCGCGACCGTCGCGATTCTGCCCGAACCCGAGGAAGTCGACGTCCAGATCGCCGATGGCGACCTCAAGATCGACATCTACCGCGCAAGCGGTGCGGGCGGGCAGCATGTGAACACCACCGATTCGGCAGTGCGCATCACCCATCTGCCCAGCGGCATCGTGGTGACGCAGCAGGACGAACGGTCGCAGCACAAGAACAAGGCGAAGGCGATGCAGGTGCTGCGCGCCCGCATCTATGAGATGGAGCGCGAACGCACCCAGAGCGAACAGGCCGGCGCGCGCAAGGCGATGGTGGGATCGGGCGACCGGTCCGAACGCATCCGCACCTATAATTTCCCGCAGGGCCGCGTCACCGATCACCGCATCAACCTGACCCTGCACCGCCTGCCCGAAATACTGGAAGGCCCGGGCCTGTCCGAAGTGATCGACGCGCTGGTGGCGGAGGACGAGGCGGCGCGGCTGGCGCAGTTGGACGGTGTGGCATGAGCATCATCCCCCCTCCCTGTCAGGGAGGGGGCAGGGGGTGGGTGCGCCGCGAAGCGGCGCCGATTCCGTTGAGGCGCTCGCTTCACTCGCAACCCACCCCCGGCCCCTCCCTAGAAGGGAGGGGAGATGACATCTGTCCCCGACGCGCTACGCGCCGCAACTGTCCAACTCGCCGTCTCAAGCGACACCGCGCGCCTCGACGCCGAGCTGCTGATGGCCCATGCGCTGGGCCTGTCGCGCGGCGATCTGCTGCTGCGCCAGCGCGACCTGGCTGTCCCTGCGACCTTCGCTACCCTGCTTGCCCGCCGCCTGTCAGGCGAGCCGATCGCCCATATCACCGGCACCCGTGATTTCTGGACGATCACCCTGTCCGTCACGCCCGACACGCTGATCCCCCGCCCCGACAGCGAAACGCTGATCGAAGCGGCGGTCGATCATTTCGCCACCCACGCCCCCGCCACGATCCTCGACCTGGGCACAGGCTCAGGCGCGCTACTGCTGGCGGCGCTGGACCAGTGGCCGAGCGCACACGGTCTGGGCATCGACGCCTCCCCGGCCGCACTTGCCGTGGCGCAGGGCAATGCGGCCCGGCTGGGCATGGCCGATCGCGCCCGCTTCCGTCTGGGCGACTGGGCGCAGGGTGTCGAAGGCCCGTTCGACCTTCTGCTCATCAACCCTCCCTATATCGTGGCTGACCTGCCTCTGTCGGGGGACGTGCTGCGCGAACCCGCCAGCGCCCTCTTAGCCGGTGCCGATGGCCTCGACGATTATCGTCGCATTGCGCCCGACCTGCCCCGCCTGATCGCGGCGGATGGCATCGCGGCGATCGAGATCGGCTATGATCAGGCGGGCAGCGTGTCCGCGCTTCTGCGCGAACATGGGCTGGTCGTGGCTGTGCGTCGCGACCTGGTCGGGCATGACCGCTGCCTGATCGCGCGTCGTCCCTGATCGGGCAACGTCCGATTTACCATCGGGAAAGCGAAAATTGCTTGGTTTATGGTGTGAAAGCCACTACATCAGCGTCAGGGACGGCACTATCTTGTGACATGGTCGTTTAGGCCATTGATAGAAAAGGCTGTTTTCCCGCTCCTTAAAGTCATGACGGCGCATGCTGCGCAGCGCCGCTGGCAGTCGGGGTGATGATCCGGAAAGGATCATGCCGTGGCGGAGCCGTATCCGGCCTGAAAATCAGGTCGTGCTTGGGGATGGCGACTGAACAGTGTTTTCAGTGAATGATGTCATAGCGAACGCAAGGATCATATCTTGATCAACAACCGGCAGGCCGGCCGCCGCAATCGCGGCCGGAACAACAATAACAACGGACGTCCCAACGGCAATAATCGGGGCGGTGGCGACAACGGTAACCGCATCGACAACCGCGCCCGCGGCAATGCGACCCAGCTTCTTGAGAAATACAAGAATATGGCGCGCGACGCCCAGATGGCGGGCGACCGGGTGAACGCCGAATATTATCTGCAGTTCGCCGATCATTATTTCCGCGTCCTCGCCGACAATCGTGCCCGTCAGGAGGAGCAAAGTCCCCGGCAGCGTACCCGCGACGATAATTTCGATCAGGATAGCGATGATTTCGACGGCAGTTATGACGGTGCCGATGATTTCCGCAGCGACCAGCAGCACGCCTATGATCGCACGCCCCGCGAACATGCCCCGCGCGATCAGACCCAGCGTGACCAGAATGGTCGCGACCAGGGCAATCGCGATCAGGGCAATCGCGACCAGGGCCAGCGTGAGTATGGCCAGCGCGATCAGCAGGCCCCACGCGACCCGCAGGATCGCCGCCCGGAGCGTCAGGATGACAATCGCGAAGCCCGCGAGCCTCGCGAATATCGGGACAATCGCGAACCGCGCGCCGGCAATGTTCGTCGCGATCGTCCCCGTCGCGATCGTTTCAATGCCGACGGCGATGCGCCGGTGCAGCAGGAAATGGGTGTAGAAGGTCCGGTGGGCAACCCCGCCACGGAAGCCCCCCGGCAGCAGCCGGTCGTTCAGACCGCGCCCGAAGCCGCCGCGCCGGAAGCCGAAGCCCCTCGCCCCCGTCGCGGTCGCCCGCGCAAGGTGGTGGCGGAAGCGGATACGCATGCGGGGCTGGACCTCGCGGTGCTGCCGCCCTCGATCGCCCGCGCCGATAATGATGCCGAAGCGACCGAGGACGCGCCCAAGAAGCGCACTCGTCGCGCACGCCCGGCGACCGAAGCCGCCGAATAAGCGGCCCATGCCGAAAAATCAGGGGACGGCGCCACAACGCGCCGTCCCCTTTTTCATGGCCCTGTCTTTTCTGTCCGCTACCGACAAGCGCGCTTTGCAACCCCGGCGCGATCCGGCACAAGGCGCTTCATAGATGGCGCATATCTGGAGAGATGCCGATGAGAGCCGCGCACCTGCTGCCCCTGTTGCTGACCGCCCTGCCCGCCTCGGCGCTGGCGCAAAGCGCGGCCGATCCCACCGGGGCAACGGCGCAGGGCGATGTCGCCGTCACCATCTACAATAACGGCCAGTCGCTGGTGCAGGACGACCGGCAACTGCCGATGACCGCAGGTCGCAACCGCATCGAATTTCCCGACGTATCGGCCCGCATCCGCCCCGAAACCGTGAACCTGTCCGGTCCGGGCCTCGCCATCATCGAACAGAATTTCGACTATGACCTCCTCTCCCCCGACAA
This window of the Sphingobium sp. CR2-8 genome carries:
- the prfA gene encoding peptide chain release factor 1 — its product is MHISPERIAQIEARRDEVQASMTRADLAPEAFVKLSKEYAEIEPVARAAHEVRRLRQELAALDVMAGGGDDPDADPLMREMAQEEMQILKSQLPAAERALALHLLPKDSADARPAMLEIRAGTGGDEAALFAGDLFRMYQRYADTQGWKMEMLSANASEQGGFKEVVASVNGTGVFAKLKFESGVHRVQRVPATESGGRIHTSAATVAILPEPEEVDVQIADGDLKIDIYRASGAGGQHVNTTDSAVRITHLPSGIVVTQQDERSQHKNKAKAMQVLRARIYEMERERTQSEQAGARKAMVGSGDRSERIRTYNFPQGRVTDHRINLTLHRLPEILEGPGLSEVIDALVAEDEAARLAQLDGVA
- the prmC gene encoding peptide chain release factor N(5)-glutamine methyltransferase, yielding MTSVPDALRAATVQLAVSSDTARLDAELLMAHALGLSRGDLLLRQRDLAVPATFATLLARRLSGEPIAHITGTRDFWTITLSVTPDTLIPRPDSETLIEAAVDHFATHAPATILDLGTGSGALLLAALDQWPSAHGLGIDASPAALAVAQGNAARLGMADRARFRLGDWAQGVEGPFDLLLINPPYIVADLPLSGDVLREPASALLAGADGLDDYRRIAPDLPRLIAADGIAAIEIGYDQAGSVSALLREHGLVVAVRRDLVGHDRCLIARRP
- a CDS encoding DUF4167 domain-containing protein; its protein translation is MINNRQAGRRNRGRNNNNNGRPNGNNRGGGDNGNRIDNRARGNATQLLEKYKNMARDAQMAGDRVNAEYYLQFADHYFRVLADNRARQEEQSPRQRTRDDNFDQDSDDFDGSYDGADDFRSDQQHAYDRTPREHAPRDQTQRDQNGRDQGNRDQGNRDQGQREYGQRDQQAPRDPQDRRPERQDDNREAREPREYRDNREPRAGNVRRDRPRRDRFNADGDAPVQQEMGVEGPVGNPATEAPRQQPVVQTAPEAAAPEAEAPRPRRGRPRKVVAEADTHAGLDLAVLPPSIARADNDAEATEDAPKKRTRRARPATEAAE